GCTAAAGGCAAAAGAACACTTTGACAAGGTGTTTGGCGCTAAAGAGATACCGGAGGATATGAAAGAGGTTGTCATAGCATCGGCAGAGCCGCCTTGGATATGCAAAATCATAAAAGACAATGCCCTTGCAGCAAGCACCAGTGAGGCGATGAGAGCCATCAAGCAAGGTGGCGTAAAAATAGACGGCAGAGTAGTTACCGACGCTAACGAAAAACTACCTAAGGGTGAGTTTGTTATAAGCGTTGGGAAGAGAAAATTCCTTAAAATAATCATAAACTAAAGAAATTGTTTCTCTCTCCTTTACAAGTAGAATATTTGCCGTTTGAAAATGGGATTTATAAAACCGAAAAGCACGGTAAAACAATATTTCCATCCCTGTTTTTCTATCCCAATATGGTGCGCACTGTGTATCAGGCAAGTTGGGAGGCTAAGACCGGAATTTATGACAGAAAGAACTCTTACAAAAGTGGTATCACGATTATTCAAGAACTTGAAAAAGTCGGAGTTACCTTTGATGTTACAGGAATAGACAACATCAAAAACACAGAGGGAGCGTGTCTGTTTATTTCAAATCACATGAGTGTAATGGAGACATTTATACTGTCAACATTTATCTGTCCCTATAAGGAGTTAACTTATGTGGTAAAAGAAAGCCTTTTTCGTTATCCCATATTTAAGCACATAATGTTTGGAATAAGGGCAATCTCAGTTGGACGAAAAAACCCAAAAGAGGATCTAATGGCCGTACTTAACGGCGGCTGTGCCGCACTTTCTGAGGGACGCTCAGTTGTAGTGTTTCCACAAAGCACACGAAGCGTGGAGTTTAACGCAGCAGCATTTAACACTATTGGAGTTAAGCTTGCCAGACGGGCTAATGTACCGGTAATTCCGTTAGCACTTAAAACCGACGCATGGGGGAATGGCAAGTATCTGAAAGACTACGGCAAAATAGACCCGAAAAAGGTGGTTCATTTTGCTTTCGGCACACCCCTTGTCATAAAAGGAACCGGCACGGATGAGCATAAGGCTATCACTGATTTTATAGAAGGCAAGTTAAAGATATGGTCGGAGACATTATAAATTTTCCGACTTTTTTATTGCTTTCTCATAAAAACAAAATCGCCACCTACCTCATGACCAGCTTTATCATAGTTTTTTATCATAACTGTTTGTTTATTATTGGTTTTTTTTAATACAACCGGCCATAAGTTAGTAGTTATTTCAAAGGCGGTAAAAGGTTTCTCACCCTTCTTTTTTAATATTTCTATCAGAGCAGAAGCAAACACAGAGTGATTTCCCTTACCTCCACCATCTAACACAGGTTGGTTACCACCGCTTGTTATTACCTGACGCGACTTATTTTGATATGCCGTTTCGATATACTCAGCTATGGGTATCTTCATACGGTAAACGTTTCTTTCTTCAGTGAGACTTCCAGAAAAACAACTGTCGGCTATTAGAAGTATATGGTAAGAGTTACTTTCGGCGAAATCTCTAACAAGGTCATAAGTATTAACCAATGAATTATTGTCCTCATTTCCGTCAACAGGAATCCAATTGTATTGGTGTCGTTTTTTGTCCTCGTCACCATGTCCGGCATAATAAATAAGTAAACTGTCATCTTTGCCCAATGTTTTGTAATATTCAAATATCTTTTGCTCAATATTAGCTTTAGTTGCATTATCTTCAATCAATAGTTCCGTGTTAAATCCATATTTCTCATGCAATATTTTTGCTAATACTTCTACATCATCAACGGCAGTGTCCAATCTTCTATAGTTTTGATAAGTGTTTATCCCTATCAAAAGCGCATAGTAATTGCCTTTTCCAGGTGAAGGAAGTTCTGAAGCATCTTTTCGTTTGATCTTAAAAGTTTGTTTTGTCTCCTGTCTATTTATGTCTCTTGCTGCAACAGTTATTTCATTCTCTCCAACTTTTAACAGAACATCTCTTGCAGTGAATGTGCCATCAGCAGCAACCACAGCAGGCCGATTGTCAACTAATACATATGAAATTCCCGCCTCTGAATTTGCTCTGCCTTCAACTGCAATTCTTGGTTTTGAAACTATGCTGACCCCTCTATCAACTTCAGGCTTATAGATTTCAATAGTGGGAGGAGCGGCAGCGGCAGTTGTTATACTACTACCATCATTGTTGCTGGGTTTGTTGTTGCCGCTGCCGTTACCACCGCTACCGCCAGTGCCACTAGTGTTAATACCACCATTTACGGGATCACTTTGTGAAGGTTTTCCAGCTGAATATCCTGGTGGCTGTCCATTTCTTGAGGAATACAATTGTAAGGTCTTTTGAGTGAGTAAAGATGGGTTAATGTCAACCTCTATTAACACAGTCCATTCACCAGGCAATAACTCTTTCTCTTCAAGTACATTAGGGTGGCCTACCAAACCAATGACATTATTAATGTATCTTTCATAATCCGATGGTGTATTCCCACGCACATAATCTTTAAGCAGTCTCCAGCACAATTTCTTTAATGCCGCAATTGTTGCATCTTTAACAGCCAACTGTGGAGAGGAGCCATTACCATCTGCCGTTGTTTTCTCGGCAGATAGTTGTAATGGGATAGCAAGAATCACTATCAAAAACAATATCACTCTAAGTTTTTTCATGACTCCACCCTACTTCTTATCCCTCTGTTTTCTTAGCTTTTCTCTTCTTCTTACCGGTTTTTGATTTTACGGTACTTTCTGTACTATCCTGTCCACCCTGCAATTTTGAAAAATCACTCATATCTGCCATATCCATAACCGGCTGTTTGTACACTTTGCATTGCATTGTTTCCTTTGCAGGAGCAGTTATATATTTCTTTTTCAAGCCCACATTCACTACATGATCAATGTAATTCTTGTATTGTGCGACAAAATCCTTTTGCGCTGAAACTCCTGAAATTATTGAAAATACATAACCTGGATAAGAGGTCAACCTGCTAAAGAGGAGTTTAGCCCTTTTCTCAGCAAGGCTTGCTGCCTCCTCCTTACTAACATTTGGATGTGTCATCGTAATTAGTTGGGAGACAGAATTTATAGCAGCAGTCGGATTGGTAACTACAGGGATTAAGTCTTTTATGTCAAAAACAATAGCTGCCGTTAAAAGAGTGGTCATTACAGTTGTAGAATTAAGAGAACCATCAATATAATTGATCAACCCCTGCATTTTTTGCGCAAGTATAGCTTTTTGCTTCTGAGACTCCACATCATTACCTGTGAGATGTGTGTTTACGGCTTCTTTATAAAGCTTGCTTCTGGTTTGCAATATATTTTTTCTGTCATTTTCAAGTACACTGAGGTCTTTCTTTTTAACCTCTAATTGTGATGTATCAACTTTCTTTGCTGATGATTTATCGGAAGAGGCTGTCTCAGCCTGAGCCTCCATTTGTTTAATCTCACCGGTAAGCTTATTGATAGCATCGTTCTTAGAGTCAAGATCAGCATCAGCCTGTTTAATGTCTTTTGTAAGCGAGTCTGGCAAAATCGAATAGAAGGCATCTTTAAATGTTTGATGAGCATTGACACCCTTTACAACTCTGAAGCACTTGGTGTCTACCTCAACATCTTTTTTTGATGAAGAGTATTGATGCACCACATCCTCAAGTGGTTTTGTAAACAGTTCACACTTTAATGTTTTAAGGTTCTTATAGTTACTCTTGCAAAATTGTGATTTAACATCATAATCTGTCTCATACTTAATATTAGGATATTTCAAGTAGCAACCTGACGGTATGGCACTGATTACAGATTTGTTATGAGATAAGTTATTAACATAATTTTCAACTACATTTAGGGCAGCAAACTTTTTGACAGAAGATATCTTCCCAGACATAAGGTCTGTTCCCATTGTCATAATTCCCCCAACACCGTTAAGAGATTCTATGATTTTTCTGACTGAAAACAATTTGTAAAACGTATAATCGCTTTCTGCGGTTTTGGCAAGAGCCAAGGAATAATCTTTGAACCCTTTTTGACAATCCCCCGAAGTTCCCGATGCTATACTTCCTGTCAAGTTGTTAGTCTCCTTAAACTCTGTAATAAGACTTGTCCATGGGTCATCGCCTGTAAATTGTATCCTTGTCATAAGAACGTTATTCATTATCAAATTAGTTGCCAGTACATCTCCAAGTAAAAGGTCAAGCTCCAGGCCAACAATTGGATTACTTAACAATACATTCATTTGAGCATCACCGGTACTGCTAACGCCTCCCGTACCACCAGCTGGTCCTTCACTTTGTCCCAACGTTGACCCCGCACCTTGCATACCACCACATGATGACATGGATATAACCAATATACACACAAACAGCACCTTCATAATAGTTAAATACTTATTAAACACAACATTACCTCCCTGATTTATTAAGTTTTAGTCTATCGGACATCATTGTTTATATCTATCTCGATGTAACCCAACTGCTTCTTTATGGTATCAAGATCCTTTTGGGCATGATTAAAACTGGTATTTGCCGGGTCAAGCCGGACAGCGTTAGCATAATATTTTGAAGCTCTGATAATTATACTCCGGTACTCCACAGCTCTTACACCTTTGGACGAACATTCTATGGCAACTCCCATATTATAATTAGCTTTGGCATCATTAGGATTAGCAGCTAAATGTTTTGTCAAAAGCTGCATTGCTCCTTCACAATTACCGTTATCAAGCATCGAGGCTGACTGCCTTACTGCTCCGTCTCCTGTCTCAACAGGCCGGAACCTCATCTTTTTTACAGGAACAAATTTCTGAAGGGCCTCCTTCACTGCCTCTTTGATTGCCTTATCCTCCAGAAAATCAAAGGGTTTTAACCGACTCGCATTGTAGGCAGGTTGTTGATCAGTTGCTTCTTTGGTGATGGGTTCACCTGAGGAACAGTCATAACCATCAGCTCTGACTATATTAAATGTAGCCTTAAACCTGACTGTTCTCTTTACTCTCATGCTATCGCTACTATCATTGCCAAGCTGGCTAAAGTCATGTATTTTCACCTTTAGCATATGGTGTTTAGTGCCAGGTTTTACTTCTTTTTCGGTTGCTATTGCTGCACTTCTTCTGGTTTCACCTAGTACTGACCTTATATAACTCAGAATAATGCTTAACTTGCTTTTAGGAATTTTACCTGTTTCATCTGTAATAGATTTCTCATTTACAGTCAGCATAGCAAGAGTTGATTCACCATCCTTTTGACATGCTAAAGCTCCCTGACTGTCTGAGGCAAGCTCCCACACTTCAACATTAATTCCTTCAGCACCCAGAGTTGGTGTTGGTTGTACAGAGGCGCAACCGGAAAACATCACTAACGACATTAAAACAAATACAGAGACATAAGCTGCCTTTCTCATACTCATATAATTCCTCCCACAATTTTGTTTTACTAATAGCTTTACTTCGCCTGTTCTAACATCTAGCATGGTAAAAAACACTATGGCACTTAGGTCACATAGTATGCGCTTAATGTACACATGAATTAAAATAAAAGTCAAGTATTTTTTTTTGTATTACATTTTCAATCCCTTGCTTGACTAAAAATATTCAAATCTGTTAGCATTAATGATAAATACCAAGTAAGATGGAGATACAGTTAGTGGAAACTCTAAATAATCGTGATAGCAGGAAACTGAGCAGAGATGAGCAAAGGAGGAGGTCGAAAAGGCTTGAGGAAATCCTCAAGATAAGAAAGAAACTTGTAAATATGAGGTCGCAGTTAATGAACGAGGCTGAGGCTGCTATAAATAACGTGCCGGATACGTTGACTTTCCCTGACCTCGGAGACCAGGCAAGTGCTGAGATAGACAGGAATTTTACGCTCAGGCTCAGGGAGCGGGAACGAAAGCTCTTAAAAAAAATAGACAAGTCACTAGAGGATATAGAAGGCGGCAAGTACGGATTCTGCGAAACCTGCGGTCAGGAAATAGGGATTAAGAGACTTGAGGCAAGGCCGGTTACAAGCCTTTGCATTGATTGTAAGGTGGAGCAGGAGGAAGAGGAGAAAATGAGGGAGGATTGACCTTTATCACTCCATTCATAATGTATGTCACCTTTTGGTACTAATTTAAAGTGTTACGCAAAATTTAGTGCCGTAGCTTATTGTTTTAGTTTGTGTTTTTGTTTGGTATTCTTTTAATGAAACAGCAAGACTTCAGCAACTCACTGCGCCTTTTAAAGGTTAAGTACGGTCTCAGGTTTGTGGTGAGTAAGGTACTGCCCGGGCACATAGTACTCATAGTCCTTAACAGAAAGGCTTTTGATTCTTTTACTTCCAGGTTTCTTACTGATGAAGGGATAAAGGACTATACTTACGATAGAGATGAAAAATTGGCCTCTTTTTACTTAAACGGTGTAAAGTTCTCTTTGCTTGGGAAAGAGGGCTGTGGTTGATGTTAGAATATGGCGGATGCGGTCAGCATTCAGAAAAAAACATAGCAATTGTCAAAGGAGCATGGTTTTATGCAGTTTAAGAAAATCCCTTTATTTATCTTTGTTTTAATAACAAGTAGCATTTTGCTTATCAGTATATCACAGGCTGAAAATAGAAAAAAAACATACAGCCAAAAAGAAATCGAAGATATTGAAAAGCAGACTGAAAAACAACTTGATAACAAAACTACTAAAATTAATCCTCCGTCTAACCCAAATAACATCACAGTAAAACCAGAGGTCAATGCCATAAAAACACCGGCAGGCAATATTACAAAAACAACCGTTAAACCAGCCGATAATATCACTAAAATCACAGTGAAATCCCCTGATAATGTTACAAAAATCATGGTAAAACCACAGGACAATTCAATTAAAACTCCGATTCAGACGGTATCTGTAGAAGATGTGGGGGGCTCTTTAGATGGCGAGACAGCAGAGATTCGGGTGTCACATTCTAACCTTTTAGCATTTGCCTCCCTTCCTGATGAGCCAGCCTCTTTTTATCCTGAGCTAAAACGCGGGAAACTTGCATACGGACTTTTAAATGTTCTGTCCTCCCTTACAAACGATAACTCAACCCCGCTTTCATACCTGACTGCCCCGCTCCCTAATAGTACTATTAAAAAGGACAGCTTAACAGTGGCTGAACTCTTAAACAGAGCCTCAAGTGAAATACAAGAGGCTGGTCTGTCTGTGCAAAGCGGCATTACGAAACCTTATGTACTTACCAGAGGTAACGATTTCTCTCTGTGCCCTGCTGATGGAGGCACACTGTACGGTATTTTTATCGGAGTTCAAACGTACAAAATGGATACGTCAATGGTAAACTCATATTCAAAAAATGATGTGCTTGACCTTCAAAACTCCATATCAAATCTTTGCTCCAACACCAGCATCCACGTTTTTGTTGACGACAATGCCACAATAGGCGGCATTTATGAAAACCTTGCCAACATCAAGCAGGTGGCTGGGAAAAAGGATTCGTTTTTATTTTATTACTCAGGTTTCAGCTCAATCAGAGACGGCATTGGATATATGTTTTTAGCCGACACTATAAATGACAAAGTGTTAATAAAAAACACGTCTCTGGATTTTAACTCACTTTTTGATTTCAGCCAGACTTTGAGAGTGTCAAACATAATGTTTTTTGTGGACACGGCAGCCCTTGTCCGTGAACTTCAGGTGATACAGCAACAACAACCATGATTGGCTCTTTAAGAGGAAAGTTAATATCTAAAAAACCAGTTAGTATTGTTATTGAAGCAAACGGAGTGGGCTATGAAGTATCTGTGCCGATAAGTGTGCTGTCGTCGCTTCCGGATGAAGGCAGTGAGGTCTTTGTATACATCTACACACATGTACGCGAGGATGCGCTACAGCTCTACGGGTTTATACATGAAGAGGAAAAGGGTATTTTTGTTAAAATTATAAATATTTCAGGGATAGGACCCAAAATAGCGCTAGCCATACTTTCAACAATAACCGTGGAACGATTCAGAAAAGCCATTGAGTCTGAGGACACAAAAACGCTTTCAATGGTACCTGGTGTGGGAAAGAAAATGGCAGCCCGGCTTGTACTTGAACTTAAAGATAAACTACCCTCTCAGACAGGAACGCAACCGGATGACGACTACACAGACACAATTTCGGCTCTCGTCAATTTGGGCTATAAGCGCTCTGACTGCATAAACGCAATTGAACACATCAGTAAGCGGGGTGTTAAGGATATTGAATCAGTGTTGAGAGAATCCCTCAAATACTTGTCAAAGAGTAACTGATACGGTGTCTGAACGAACAATAGAGTCTGTAGCACTTGATGATGATACGCTTTTTGACCGCGCACTAAGGCCAAAGAAGTTTTCAGAGTTTGTTGGACAGGAGCGAATCAAGGAAAATTTAGCCGTGTTCATAGAGGCAGCGAGGCAGCGTGCTGAGGCTCTTGATCATGTCCTGTTTTGCGGCCCTCCGGGACTGGGTAAGACCACATTTGCAAACATCATAGCAAACGAATTAAAGGTGGGGTTAAAGTCAACATCGGGGCCTGTGCTTGAAAGGGCCGGTGATCTTGCAGCAATACTAACAAACCTTTCAGATTTCGACATCCTCTTTATTGATGAAATCCACAGACTGCCCAGAGCAGTTGAGGAGATACTGTATCCGGCGATGGAGGATTTTAAACTGGATATTCTGATAGGCCAGGGCCCAAATGCCAGAACTCTAAAATTAAACCTGCCGCGGTTTACCCTGATTGGGGCAACCACAAGGACGGGTCTTTTAACATCTCCGCTTAGGGACAGGTTTGGCGTGATAGACAGACTGGAGTTTTACAATCATGAGGAGTTGGTTATGATAGTGAAACGATCGGCCTCAATTTTGCTGGCAGAGTTAAAAGATGATGCCGCATTTGAAATAGGACGGCGTTCAAGGGGCACACCGAGAGTGGCCAACCGGCTGCTTCGGCGGGTACGTGACTTTGCCCAGGTTAAAAACAATGGGGTGATTGACCTAAATATTACCCAATTTGCACTTGAAGCGTTAAACATAGATGGACGGGGGCTTGATGATATGGATAGAAAGCTTCTAAGCACGATAATAGAGAAATTTGGCGGAGGCCCGGTAGGAATCGAAACTCTGTCGGCTGCCGTTAACGAGGATAAGGATACGATAGAGGATGTCTATGAACCGTATCTTTTGCAGGAAGGTTTTATAGAGAGAACACCTCGGGGCAGACTTGCTGCACAAAGCGCCTATGAACATCTGAATAAAACGCCCCGGAGCAGATTATTTTGACACCGTCAACGATATAACATGAATACACTGGTTCATATCTGCTGTGCCAACTGTGCCACATATCCGATAAACGCATTTACAGAGCGGGGAGTTGATTTCACAGGTTTTTGGTATAACCCCAATATTCATCCGCTTACCGAATATGGACTGCGCCTTGAAGCGCTCATGGCACTTCAGAATGCCTGGAATTTTAAGGTTATCTATGAAAACCGTTATGAATTAGAAACTTTCTTAAAAATGGTTTTAAACACTGAGGGTAATCGCTGTGAAAAGTGCTACAAGATGAGGCTTGAGGAAACTGCAAAGAGAGCAAAGTCTCTAAGTTATCAATCATTTACAACAACGCTGCTTTACAGCATCTACCAAAAATTTGACACAATAATAGACACAGGCAGGGAGCTTTCGGAAAAGTACGATATAGAGTTTTATGAGGAGGATTTTAGAATTTGCTGGAACAGAGGGATTGAGTTATCCAAATCATTGTCCCTATACAGACAAAAATACTGCGGTTGCATATTTTCTGAAATGGAACGTTATGCTAAAAAGATGAAAGTTAAATATGAGGATTTTTTAAACTGAAGCTTCAAACGTAATACCTTTTTCCTAACTACTACGACTCAAGTTGATACAAATTATTATTTTGTCCCATATTGTTCAGGATGTTTTTAGTATTCTCTGGTTAAAATCCGCTGTGAAGATGCCCCTTCTATTGCCTTTATGGCTATATCTTTTATTTGCAGTACTGCGTCATTGCCCTCTGATACCAAGTAGCAGTCTAAAATATAATATAAAGAGGAGATTACCACGTCGCTAACGCTCCTCGTAATGACGGACAGGGACATCCATGCACAGCCACACGCCGTCATTGCGAACCCCCGCAGGGGGTGTGGCAATCTCCTCTTTTGAGCGCAACTTGGTATTATACCAATTAGCCGTCAAAAAAATAGATTAACAAAAAACGAATAAACCACAGATAAACACGGATGAACACAGATTATGATTATTTAATTTATCTGTGTATATCTGTGGTTAAAATTTTTTCTGAGTGCAACTCGGTATTAATTGCTTTTTCAAGTTGTGATGGGAAGGATTCTACCTTTGATTTAATGCACTCATAACAATTTCGATATTTTTGTCACATAAACCAAACAAAATTCTTATCAATGCCGTCTTTTTCTTTTAGTATTAGTATGTATTCATCAGAGGTTGGATTATAAATTTTAGCATCCTCTCCCAGCACATAAAGATATTTACCATTTTCAAGATAATTGAATACTGCTATTTTTTCATATCTGCGGTTGAGATTTCTCTGAAGCCACTCAAAGATATACATGGGAGAGTTGTTACGCGGGGCCCATGATTTATACAGGTGGCAAAACACTATAAGTTTAGGGGGATTTGTCATAAGCTCTTTTATTAGTTCTTTTTGCATACTAATGTTTCCAGGGTGGATTTCCATAAGCCCGTAGGTATATATATAGCCGGTAGATGACACTCTGTCAGCTAAAAACAGGATTTCAGGCTCTGAGCCTAACACTGCAATCTTGTCGCTTTTAGATGTATTGGCTTTGATAACATCGGCAATCAGAGGGGTTTCATTAAAGGGATTTTTGTTATAAATTTTGTGGCTGATTATCGAGAGGGGCAGTTTAAAAAAATAATTTCTGTCAGTCCAAAATCCGGCAGCAGCGATTAGCAAAAAAATAATCAGAGCTGTATTGGGAAGTTTTAGTTTTTTTGTTA
This Nitrospirota bacterium DNA region includes the following protein-coding sequences:
- the ruvA gene encoding Holliday junction branch migration protein RuvA, with the translated sequence MIGSLRGKLISKKPVSIVIEANGVGYEVSVPISVLSSLPDEGSEVFVYIYTHVREDALQLYGFIHEEEKGIFVKIINISGIGPKIALAILSTITVERFRKAIESEDTKTLSMVPGVGKKMAARLVLELKDKLPSQTGTQPDDDYTDTISALVNLGYKRSDCINAIEHISKRGVKDIESVLRESLKYLSKSN
- a CDS encoding caspase family protein; this translates as MKKLRVILFLIVILAIPLQLSAEKTTADGNGSSPQLAVKDATIAALKKLCWRLLKDYVRGNTPSDYERYINNVIGLVGHPNVLEEKELLPGEWTVLIEVDINPSLLTQKTLQLYSSRNGQPPGYSAGKPSQSDPVNGGINTSGTGGSGGNGSGNNKPSNNDGSSITTAAAAPPTIEIYKPEVDRGVSIVSKPRIAVEGRANSEAGISYVLVDNRPAVVAADGTFTARDVLLKVGENEITVAARDINRQETKQTFKIKRKDASELPSPGKGNYYALLIGINTYQNYRRLDTAVDDVEVLAKILHEKYGFNTELLIEDNATKANIEQKIFEYYKTLGKDDSLLIYYAGHGDEDKKRHQYNWIPVDGNEDNNSLVNTYDLVRDFAESNSYHILLIADSCFSGSLTEERNVYRMKIPIAEYIETAYQNKSRQVITSGGNQPVLDGGGKGNHSVFASALIEILKKKGEKPFTAFEITTNLWPVVLKKTNNKQTVMIKNYDKAGHEVGGDFVFMRKQ
- a CDS encoding epoxyqueuosine reductase QueH, translated to MNTLVHICCANCATYPINAFTERGVDFTGFWYNPNIHPLTEYGLRLEALMALQNAWNFKVIYENRYELETFLKMVLNTEGNRCEKCYKMRLEETAKRAKSLSYQSFTTTLLYSIYQKFDTIIDTGRELSEKYDIEFYEEDFRICWNRGIELSKSLSLYRQKYCGCIFSEMERYAKKMKVKYEDFLN
- the dksA gene encoding RNA polymerase-binding protein DksA, which encodes MEIQLVETLNNRDSRKLSRDEQRRRSKRLEEILKIRKKLVNMRSQLMNEAEAAINNVPDTLTFPDLGDQASAEIDRNFTLRLRERERKLLKKIDKSLEDIEGGKYGFCETCGQEIGIKRLEARPVTSLCIDCKVEQEEEEKMRED
- a CDS encoding 1-acyl-sn-glycerol-3-phosphate acyltransferase, which encodes MPFENGIYKTEKHGKTIFPSLFFYPNMVRTVYQASWEAKTGIYDRKNSYKSGITIIQELEKVGVTFDVTGIDNIKNTEGACLFISNHMSVMETFILSTFICPYKELTYVVKESLFRYPIFKHIMFGIRAISVGRKNPKEDLMAVLNGGCAALSEGRSVVVFPQSTRSVEFNAAAFNTIGVKLARRANVPVIPLALKTDAWGNGKYLKDYGKIDPKKVVHFAFGTPLVIKGTGTDEHKAITDFIEGKLKIWSETL
- the ruvB gene encoding Holliday junction branch migration DNA helicase RuvB, with the protein product MSERTIESVALDDDTLFDRALRPKKFSEFVGQERIKENLAVFIEAARQRAEALDHVLFCGPPGLGKTTFANIIANELKVGLKSTSGPVLERAGDLAAILTNLSDFDILFIDEIHRLPRAVEEILYPAMEDFKLDILIGQGPNARTLKLNLPRFTLIGATTRTGLLTSPLRDRFGVIDRLEFYNHEELVMIVKRSASILLAELKDDAAFEIGRRSRGTPRVANRLLRRVRDFAQVKNNGVIDLNITQFALEALNIDGRGLDDMDRKLLSTIIEKFGGGPVGIETLSAAVNEDKDTIEDVYEPYLLQEGFIERTPRGRLAAQSAYEHLNKTPRSRLF